In one window of Paenarthrobacter nicotinovorans DNA:
- a CDS encoding RNA polymerase sigma factor: MLATREQKLIALHAEHFSRIYQYIAYRINDRERAEELANDVFRIVWEKQPPEPPGFGWLIATARNVLGNEYKGRSRRDQLMQRLAEEARVQAVTTSDDEQQATVAEILSRLKDRDREILMLSYWDDLTTAELAESLGCTASAAAVRLHRARKAFAKAAPQHLMTEREV, encoded by the coding sequence ATGTTGGCTACCAGAGAGCAGAAACTGATTGCTCTTCACGCTGAACACTTCAGCCGCATCTACCAGTACATCGCGTACCGGATCAACGACCGCGAACGGGCCGAGGAACTGGCCAATGACGTGTTCCGAATCGTGTGGGAAAAACAACCGCCCGAGCCGCCCGGCTTCGGATGGCTGATAGCCACAGCCAGGAATGTACTGGGCAATGAGTACAAAGGCAGGAGTCGTCGCGATCAACTCATGCAGCGCCTGGCCGAAGAAGCCCGGGTCCAGGCCGTTACTACCAGCGATGACGAGCAGCAGGCCACCGTTGCGGAGATCCTCTCCAGGCTCAAGGACCGCGATCGGGAAATCCTGATGCTCTCGTACTGGGATGACCTCACCACCGCGGAACTGGCTGAAAGCCTTGGGTGTACAGCCTCCGCTGCCGCGGTCAGGCTCCACCGGGCCCGGAAAGCGTTCGCGAAAGCCGCACCACAACACCTCATGACAGAACGGGAAGTCTAA
- the pstS gene encoding phosphate ABC transporter substrate-binding protein PstS, producing the protein MKATRFGRNAAIAVIAAGALALTACGSDNATGTTGGTQSAAAGTKVTGTLTGIGASSTGAAMDAWKAGFASANQGATVQYSPDGSGAGRKAIIDGSAQFAGSDAYLKDDELVASKAKCGPEGAINIPVYISPIAVAFNIPDVKELKLDAATVAKIFRGEIANWNDPAIAALNAGVTLPDLKVTPVNRSDDSGTTTNFTDYLAAAAPEVWTDKAAGVWPASLKGENAKGTSGVVKTVTDTPGAVTYADDSAVSGKLGTASIKVGEEFVKISADAAAKAVEAGKPVDGRASNDVAIKLDRKTTASGAYPVVLVSYHVVCTTYETKEVADLVKAFETYVVSDEGQKTAADAAKSAPLSKTLQDKAKTAIESIKAKA; encoded by the coding sequence GTGAAGGCAACTCGCTTCGGCCGCAACGCGGCAATCGCGGTCATCGCAGCAGGCGCACTCGCGCTCACCGCTTGCGGTTCTGACAACGCAACCGGCACCACTGGCGGCACCCAGTCCGCAGCAGCCGGCACCAAGGTAACCGGCACCCTGACCGGTATCGGCGCCTCCTCCACCGGCGCAGCAATGGACGCTTGGAAGGCCGGTTTCGCCTCCGCAAACCAGGGCGCCACTGTCCAGTACTCCCCGGACGGGTCCGGCGCGGGCCGCAAGGCAATCATCGACGGCTCGGCACAGTTCGCCGGCTCGGATGCCTACCTGAAGGATGACGAGCTCGTGGCTTCCAAGGCCAAGTGCGGCCCCGAGGGTGCCATCAACATCCCGGTCTACATCTCCCCGATCGCCGTCGCCTTCAACATCCCTGACGTCAAGGAACTGAAGCTCGACGCCGCAACGGTCGCCAAGATCTTCCGCGGCGAAATCGCCAACTGGAACGATCCCGCCATCGCAGCCCTCAATGCAGGCGTCACCCTCCCGGACCTCAAGGTCACCCCGGTGAACCGCTCCGATGACTCCGGCACCACCACCAACTTCACCGACTACCTCGCAGCCGCTGCTCCCGAGGTCTGGACCGACAAGGCTGCCGGCGTATGGCCCGCATCCCTGAAGGGCGAAAACGCCAAGGGAACCTCCGGCGTCGTCAAGACCGTCACCGACACCCCGGGTGCCGTGACCTACGCCGATGACTCCGCAGTTTCCGGCAAGCTGGGCACCGCCTCCATCAAGGTGGGCGAAGAGTTCGTCAAGATCTCTGCCGACGCTGCTGCCAAGGCTGTCGAAGCAGGCAAGCCCGTTGACGGCCGCGCCAGCAACGACGTTGCCATCAAGCTGGACCGCAAGACCACCGCATCGGGTGCCTACCCGGTAGTCCTCGTCTCGTACCACGTTGTCTGCACCACCTACGAGACCAAGGAAGTTGCTGACCTGGTCAAGGCCTTCGAAACCTACGTAGTTTCGGATGAGGGACAGAAGACCGCTGCCGACGCCGCGAAGTCCGCACCGCTCTCCAAGACCCTGCAGGACAAGGCAAAGACCGCCATCGAATCCATCAAGGCCAAGGCCTAA
- a CDS encoding FUSC family protein, protein MAAAKGLNASKRFLRARVRTGLVRSRNSLTPAIQMTVCAVGAYAFAEYVLGHQGPLFAATSSLIALGFSRDPRLRRVIEVGLGCTLGIVVGDLLLHWLGAGIWQAAVVLLFSILLARFLDSGTIFTTQLGLQSLLVVLLPAPAGGPFTRSLDAVVGGVFALLVTILVPKDPRREPRKDIQKILHELAEVLRECATAMIESDSTTAWHALIRGRNCQPLVDRMRQTLRASGEVATLAPAHRRHRDELAGLEHSLEYIDLALRNSRVFARRLTSAINHAALSDEAIESISEVLQETAAAIDEMTIGLSEQSEGTRRVHLRRARNDLSDIAARLHPKMLDVQRLEGETVVMLFRPLMVDLLEASGMEPEEARAVLPAL, encoded by the coding sequence ATGGCTGCCGCTAAGGGACTGAACGCAAGCAAGAGGTTTCTGCGGGCCAGAGTCAGGACCGGCCTGGTCCGGAGCCGGAACTCGTTGACGCCGGCCATCCAAATGACGGTTTGCGCGGTTGGCGCCTACGCTTTCGCCGAATACGTGTTGGGCCACCAGGGGCCTCTGTTCGCCGCAACGTCTTCCCTGATTGCCTTGGGTTTCTCACGCGATCCCAGGCTGCGCCGGGTGATAGAGGTAGGCCTGGGCTGCACACTGGGCATCGTGGTTGGTGATTTGCTGCTTCACTGGCTGGGCGCCGGGATCTGGCAGGCCGCCGTCGTACTTCTCTTCTCGATCCTGTTGGCCAGGTTCCTGGACAGCGGGACTATTTTCACCACCCAGCTGGGGCTGCAGTCGCTTCTGGTGGTGTTGCTTCCGGCGCCGGCCGGCGGGCCTTTTACGCGCAGCCTGGATGCCGTGGTGGGTGGCGTGTTTGCGCTGCTGGTGACCATCCTGGTGCCCAAGGATCCGCGCCGGGAACCGCGGAAGGACATCCAGAAGATCCTGCACGAGCTCGCCGAGGTTCTTCGTGAGTGTGCCACGGCCATGATCGAAAGCGACTCCACCACTGCCTGGCACGCCCTGATCCGTGGCCGCAACTGCCAGCCTTTGGTGGACCGGATGCGGCAAACGCTGCGGGCTTCCGGCGAGGTGGCGACGCTGGCCCCGGCGCATCGCCGGCACCGCGATGAACTCGCCGGCCTGGAGCATTCGCTGGAGTACATCGACCTCGCACTGCGCAACAGCCGGGTGTTCGCACGCCGCCTCACCAGTGCCATCAACCACGCGGCTTTGTCCGACGAGGCGATCGAGAGCATCTCGGAGGTCCTGCAGGAAACTGCGGCCGCCATCGACGAGATGACCATCGGGCTGTCCGAGCAGAGCGAAGGAACGCGCAGGGTGCATCTGCGGCGGGCCAGGAACGACCTCTCGGACATCGCCGCCCGGCTGCACCCGAAGATGCTTGACGTCCAGAGGCTCGAAGGCGAAACCGTGGTGATGCTGTTCCGGCCGCTCATGGTGGACCTGCTTGAGGCCAGCGGGATGGAACCTGAGGAAGCCCGGGCGGTACTGCCCGCGCTGTAG
- a CDS encoding inorganic phosphate transporter produces MTIAALVLVVALAAGFAFLNGFRDVSNAVALSTRTRALTPSIAVLLAAVFNFVGAMLSGTFVLAFTQSWITLPDGTSGLTMLASALAASILWGVYAWWRGIPLSSTNSLVGGLIGAGSASILVGGNSIGGVDGIVVTQVVLPLVLSPLIAFGAAYLLVWPVTWAARYTQPNVVNRRFRRAQAVSSAAVAFGHGLQDGQRTAAVILLAIVAAGFSGGDDVPLWILLLTAVMLTAGTLLGGWRISHTLGHKLIRVDPLRGFVAQTLTSVMLFIGAIGFQLPLSTTHTLTASILGGGVNQRFHTVNRRLVRRILLFWVATPLVTAIAAFILELALSPLTRL; encoded by the coding sequence GTGACCATCGCCGCCCTGGTCCTGGTAGTTGCCTTGGCTGCCGGGTTCGCATTCCTCAACGGCTTCCGGGATGTCTCCAACGCCGTCGCGCTTTCCACCCGGACCCGTGCCCTTACGCCGTCCATCGCCGTGCTCCTGGCTGCCGTCTTCAACTTCGTGGGCGCCATGCTCAGCGGCACGTTCGTCCTCGCCTTCACGCAGTCATGGATCACCCTGCCCGATGGCACCAGCGGCCTCACCATGCTCGCCTCAGCCTTGGCGGCATCAATACTGTGGGGAGTTTATGCGTGGTGGCGTGGCATTCCTTTGTCTTCCACGAACTCGCTGGTGGGCGGCCTGATCGGCGCGGGCAGCGCGAGCATCCTGGTGGGTGGAAACTCCATCGGGGGCGTGGACGGCATCGTTGTCACACAGGTGGTCCTCCCCCTGGTGCTGTCGCCGTTGATAGCCTTCGGGGCGGCTTACCTCCTGGTGTGGCCGGTGACGTGGGCCGCCCGCTACACGCAGCCGAACGTCGTCAACAGGCGATTCCGGCGTGCGCAGGCCGTTTCCAGTGCGGCTGTTGCGTTCGGCCATGGCCTCCAGGACGGGCAGCGAACGGCCGCGGTCATTCTTCTGGCAATCGTGGCTGCCGGGTTCTCGGGCGGGGACGACGTCCCTCTGTGGATCCTGCTCCTCACCGCCGTCATGCTCACGGCGGGAACCCTGTTGGGCGGCTGGCGGATCTCCCACACGTTGGGGCACAAGCTCATCCGGGTTGATCCGCTGCGTGGATTCGTGGCCCAGACCCTGACGTCGGTGATGCTGTTTATCGGCGCGATCGGATTTCAGCTGCCGCTTTCCACCACGCACACACTCACGGCCTCGATACTGGGCGGCGGCGTCAACCAACGCTTCCACACCGTCAACCGGCGCCTGGTCCGCAGGATCCTGCTGTTCTGGGTAGCAACGCCACTGGTCACCGCAATAGCTGCGTTCATCCTGGAGCTTGCGCTCTCCCCGCTCACACGCCTGTAA
- a CDS encoding class I SAM-dependent methyltransferase, which translates to MSSGITASAYSARAAEYTSLFGSISSTNTDDRALVQDWAGSLDGKVIDAGCGPGQWTHFMHSIGVDAKGVDLVPEFIETARQRYPDIPFTLGDLKDLPTPEQSLAGILAWYSVIHTPPEDIGAVLDEFARCLRPNGGLLLGFFEGVTLKVFPHAVTPAYFWPVEEMAARLQDAGFTVTSTHSRADPGVRPHAAIVARRAKS; encoded by the coding sequence ATGTCATCCGGGATCACCGCGTCCGCCTATTCCGCCCGCGCGGCCGAGTACACCTCGCTGTTCGGGTCCATCAGCAGCACCAACACCGACGATCGCGCGCTTGTCCAGGACTGGGCCGGCAGCCTTGACGGGAAAGTTATCGACGCCGGCTGCGGCCCAGGCCAGTGGACGCACTTCATGCACTCGATTGGCGTGGATGCCAAGGGTGTGGACCTGGTGCCTGAGTTCATCGAGACCGCCCGGCAGCGCTACCCGGACATCCCCTTCACACTGGGCGACCTCAAGGATCTGCCGACGCCGGAGCAGTCACTCGCCGGGATCCTCGCCTGGTACTCGGTGATTCATACTCCCCCTGAAGACATCGGCGCGGTCCTGGACGAATTTGCCCGATGCCTCAGGCCCAACGGCGGTCTCCTGCTGGGATTCTTCGAGGGAGTCACCCTGAAGGTCTTCCCGCATGCCGTGACGCCCGCCTATTTTTGGCCCGTGGAGGAGATGGCCGCCCGGCTCCAGGATGCGGGCTTTACCGTGACCAGCACACACTCCCGCGCAGACCCCGGAGTCCGTCCGCATGCCGCCATCGTTGCTCGGCGGGCGAAATCCTGA
- the pstB gene encoding phosphate ABC transporter ATP-binding protein PstB, producing MSKRIDVKDLNVYYGNFLAVEDVNINIQAKSVTAFIGPSGCGKSTFLRTLNRMHEVLPGARVEGEVLLDGDNLYGPGVDPVTVRTQVGMVFQRPNPFPTMSIRDNVLAGVKLNNKKISKGAADALVEKSLVGANLWNEVKDRLDKPGSGLSGGQQQRLCIARAIAVEPQVILMDEPCSALDPISTLAVEDLINELKDQYTVVIVTHNMQQAARVSDKTAFFNIAGTGKPGKLIEFADTTSIFNNPSQKATEDYVSGRFG from the coding sequence ATGTCCAAGCGCATCGACGTCAAAGACCTGAATGTCTACTACGGCAATTTCCTGGCCGTCGAGGACGTCAACATCAACATCCAAGCGAAGTCCGTCACGGCTTTCATTGGCCCTTCCGGCTGCGGCAAGTCCACCTTCCTCCGCACGCTGAACCGCATGCACGAGGTCCTTCCCGGCGCCCGCGTCGAGGGCGAAGTGCTGCTGGACGGCGACAACCTTTACGGTCCCGGCGTGGACCCCGTGACCGTCCGCACCCAGGTGGGCATGGTCTTCCAGCGCCCCAACCCGTTCCCCACCATGTCCATCCGCGACAACGTGCTGGCGGGCGTGAAGCTGAACAACAAGAAGATCTCCAAGGGAGCAGCCGATGCACTCGTTGAGAAGTCCCTTGTTGGTGCCAACCTTTGGAACGAGGTCAAGGACCGCCTGGACAAGCCGGGGTCCGGTCTTTCCGGTGGCCAGCAGCAGCGTCTGTGCATCGCCCGCGCCATCGCCGTCGAGCCTCAGGTGATCCTCATGGATGAGCCCTGCTCCGCCCTTGACCCCATCTCCACGCTGGCCGTCGAAGACCTCATCAACGAGCTCAAGGACCAGTACACCGTGGTGATCGTGACCCACAATATGCAGCAGGCCGCCCGCGTGTCCGACAAGACCGCGTTCTTCAACATCGCAGGCACCGGCAAGCCCGGCAAGCTGATCGAGTTCGCCGATACCACCAGCATCTTCAACAACCCGTCCCAGAAGGCCACGGAAGACTACGTGTCCGGTCGCTTCGGATAA
- a CDS encoding PIN domain-containing protein — protein MAAQITILDAGPCITFCAAAKHALLLEVLRRGSNQLHVPDVVDGEITNRGSNRRDFPPATVPNWHWLVSHDHIGILDSHVSEEDLNALSEAVVKLTGMPLAQRLMEGRDLGEVLVIAHAMVRKDRGEDVYVVIDEYRGQQLASKFGLKIIDTPWILSSAVRRGLIADRGEMRKVYNALRQFDAGLIHIDQTHLLGKPLWAQKPTSMSDVGADETAALSEP, from the coding sequence ATGGCCGCACAGATTACAATCCTCGATGCAGGACCCTGCATCACTTTCTGCGCGGCCGCCAAGCACGCATTGCTCCTCGAAGTGCTCCGACGGGGTTCCAATCAACTGCATGTCCCCGACGTAGTGGATGGTGAAATCACCAATCGCGGATCTAACCGCCGCGACTTTCCGCCCGCCACCGTTCCAAACTGGCACTGGCTTGTCAGCCACGACCATATTGGGATCCTGGACTCCCATGTCTCAGAAGAGGACCTGAACGCACTTTCAGAGGCAGTCGTAAAACTAACGGGAATGCCGCTCGCTCAGAGGCTCATGGAGGGTCGCGATTTAGGCGAGGTTCTCGTGATCGCCCACGCAATGGTGCGGAAAGACCGCGGGGAAGACGTATATGTGGTGATCGACGAGTACAGAGGCCAGCAGTTGGCCAGCAAGTTTGGACTCAAAATCATTGACACGCCTTGGATCCTCAGTAGCGCGGTGAGACGCGGGCTGATTGCGGATCGCGGCGAAATGAGGAAGGTCTACAACGCACTACGGCAATTCGATGCCGGTCTGATTCACATCGACCAGACTCACCTTTTGGGCAAACCGCTTTGGGCGCAGAAACCAACGTCAATGAGCGACGTAGGCGCCGATGAAACCGCGGCACTCTCAGAGCCGTGA
- the pstA gene encoding phosphate ABC transporter permease PstA: MTATVARKRSALTKGQLPKFAPYIVLAVALVVAAAIMALIGFNAFGWGIVAAILFAVGLVSWSGAIEGARKAKDKLATCLVVGAFLIALLPLISVIVTVLINGIPGLITPGFLGTSMNGVTGAFDNKAAEEGAPVLGGIYHALMGTIQITLLATVISVPVGLLTSIYLVEYGNDRPLARAITFFVDVMTGIPSIVAGLFAAAFFFAIVGPGTKTGAVAAVALSVLMIPVVVRSSEEMLKIVPNELREASYALGVRKWRTITKVVIPTAISGIASGVTLAIARVIGETAPILVTAGFATTINNNVFGGWMASLPTFIYTQILNPTSPSNPGPSDQRAWGAALVLIILVMLLNLGARLIARMFAPKTGR; encoded by the coding sequence ATGACCGCCACAGTAGCCCGCAAGCGCTCCGCACTCACCAAGGGCCAACTGCCAAAGTTCGCGCCCTACATCGTGCTGGCCGTCGCACTCGTCGTCGCAGCGGCCATTATGGCACTGATCGGCTTCAACGCCTTCGGCTGGGGCATTGTCGCCGCGATCCTCTTCGCTGTCGGCCTGGTTTCCTGGAGCGGCGCTATTGAAGGCGCCCGCAAAGCCAAGGACAAGCTGGCCACCTGCCTGGTGGTGGGTGCGTTCCTGATCGCGCTCCTGCCCTTGATTTCGGTGATCGTCACGGTGCTGATCAACGGCATCCCGGGGCTCATCACACCCGGATTCCTGGGCACCTCCATGAACGGCGTCACCGGAGCGTTCGACAACAAGGCAGCAGAAGAAGGCGCCCCCGTGCTGGGCGGCATCTACCACGCCCTGATGGGCACCATCCAGATCACCCTCCTGGCCACTGTCATCTCGGTGCCGGTGGGCCTGCTCACCTCGATCTACCTCGTGGAATACGGCAACGACCGTCCGCTGGCCCGTGCCATCACGTTCTTTGTGGATGTCATGACAGGCATTCCCTCGATCGTGGCCGGCCTCTTCGCGGCAGCGTTCTTCTTCGCCATCGTCGGCCCGGGCACCAAGACCGGTGCGGTGGCCGCCGTCGCGCTTTCCGTCCTGATGATCCCGGTGGTGGTCCGCTCCAGCGAGGAAATGCTGAAGATCGTCCCGAACGAGCTCCGCGAGGCCTCCTACGCGCTGGGCGTGCGCAAGTGGCGCACCATCACCAAAGTGGTCATCCCGACGGCGATCTCCGGCATCGCTTCCGGCGTCACCTTGGCGATCGCCCGAGTGATCGGTGAAACCGCCCCCATCCTGGTGACCGCCGGGTTCGCCACCACCATCAACAACAACGTGTTCGGCGGTTGGATGGCCTCGCTGCCCACGTTCATCTACACGCAGATCCTCAACCCGACGTCGCCGTCCAACCCTGGTCCCTCGGACCAGCGTGCTTGGGGCGCCGCGCTGGTGCTGATCATCCTGGTGATGCTCCTGAACCTCGGAGCCCGCCTCATCGCCCGCATGTTCGCGCCCAAGACGGGCCGCTAG
- a CDS encoding phosphatase PAP2 family protein gives MLSAPSARLALRPKPAPALRVRQRVLFLWAGGLFVAGDVVFWLMFASVLSSSGLATLDGAVHSVVVDSRNALATAFLAGVSEATSPTMMSIIGGLVAVAWALWKKELWRPAILMGAMVLSVVLAAVIKLDVSRSRPSSSDFLLGPDDALSFPSGHTLGAAVFTLVLAYLLVSRSGTRTTAVAAYAGAALLTLLVAYSRLYLGYHWLTDVVASMGVALGVFGLAVFVDAVRYGRAA, from the coding sequence ATGCTTTCTGCACCTTCTGCGCGTCTGGCCCTGCGCCCAAAACCTGCCCCCGCCCTTCGGGTGCGGCAGCGGGTCCTGTTCCTGTGGGCGGGCGGGTTGTTTGTTGCCGGGGACGTGGTCTTCTGGTTGATGTTCGCTTCCGTGTTGTCCTCGAGCGGCCTGGCGACGCTCGACGGAGCCGTTCACTCGGTGGTTGTCGATTCGCGCAACGCTTTGGCAACGGCCTTCCTGGCCGGCGTCTCGGAAGCCACCTCACCCACCATGATGTCCATCATCGGCGGCCTGGTCGCCGTGGCATGGGCCCTGTGGAAGAAGGAACTGTGGCGTCCGGCCATCCTGATGGGCGCGATGGTGCTTTCCGTGGTGCTCGCGGCGGTCATCAAGCTGGACGTTTCCCGGTCGCGGCCGTCGTCGTCGGACTTCCTCCTGGGTCCCGATGACGCCCTGTCCTTCCCCTCCGGCCACACGCTCGGCGCCGCGGTCTTCACGCTTGTCCTGGCCTACTTGCTGGTATCTCGTTCAGGAACACGCACGACGGCGGTGGCCGCCTACGCAGGGGCCGCCCTGCTGACGCTGCTGGTCGCCTACAGCCGGCTCTACCTTGGCTACCACTGGCTCACCGACGTGGTGGCGTCGATGGGTGTGGCACTGGGCGTGTTTGGCCTGGCAGTGTTCGTTGACGCGGTGCGCTACGGACGGGCCGCTTGA
- the pstC gene encoding phosphate ABC transporter permease subunit PstC: MTTNSLTTSQGAGRAGDKVFSGAAMAAGCLILAVLFGVALFLVVQAIPALTAPPADIQGGHGFFAYIAPIVVGTLIAAVIALVIATPVAIGVALFISHYAPRRLAAGLGYVVDLLAAIPSVVYGAWGAAFLAKEISPAYDWLATYLGWIPIFEGPASATGKTILTAGIVLSVMVLPIITSLSREIFLQTPKLHEEAALALGATRWEMIKMAVLPFGRPGIISAIMLGLGRALGETMAVALVLSSGVLTASLIQSGNQTIAAEIALNFPEASGLKVNTLIAAGLVLFVITLGVNMIARWIITRHKEFSGAN, from the coding sequence GTGACCACCAACTCCCTGACAACCTCCCAAGGCGCAGGACGCGCCGGGGACAAGGTTTTCTCCGGGGCCGCAATGGCCGCAGGGTGCCTTATTCTTGCGGTTCTCTTCGGAGTCGCGTTGTTCCTCGTGGTGCAGGCGATCCCCGCGCTCACCGCACCGCCCGCCGACATCCAGGGCGGACACGGCTTCTTCGCCTACATCGCCCCGATCGTAGTGGGCACGTTGATCGCCGCCGTGATCGCATTGGTCATCGCCACCCCCGTGGCAATCGGCGTTGCCCTGTTCATCTCGCACTACGCCCCGCGCAGGCTCGCCGCCGGCCTGGGCTACGTGGTGGACCTCCTGGCCGCCATCCCTTCCGTTGTTTACGGCGCTTGGGGCGCGGCTTTCCTGGCCAAGGAAATCTCGCCCGCCTATGACTGGCTGGCCACCTACCTCGGCTGGATCCCGATCTTCGAAGGTCCCGCTTCGGCCACCGGCAAGACCATCCTCACCGCCGGCATTGTCCTGTCCGTCATGGTCCTTCCCATCATCACCTCCCTGTCCCGCGAAATCTTCCTGCAGACCCCCAAGCTGCACGAAGAAGCAGCACTGGCACTGGGAGCCACCCGCTGGGAAATGATCAAGATGGCTGTGCTGCCGTTCGGTCGCCCCGGCATCATCAGCGCCATCATGCTCGGGCTTGGCCGGGCCCTGGGGGAGACCATGGCTGTTGCCCTGGTGTTGTCCTCGGGCGTCCTCACCGCGAGCCTCATCCAGTCCGGCAACCAGACCATTGCCGCGGAGATCGCCCTGAACTTCCCCGAAGCCAGCGGCCTGAAGGTCAACACCCTGATCGCTGCCGGCCTGGTGCTCTTCGTCATCACCCTCGGCGTGAACATGATCGCCCGCTGGATCATCACACGGCACAAAGAATTCTCGGGAGCCAACTAA
- a CDS encoding ImmA/IrrE family metallo-endopeptidase encodes MTPERAPIPHSIGPSEREAYLAAEGIRNSLGLGLGPIADLHELIGLVAPGVDVAILEMPAGMDGMVLTDPVREKSVIGVATTGVPGRQRSSLGHELGHIVFKDNEAGLPHDPSARRPEEIRADTFSRHLLAPVGGVSAFLEDLNVDKGSARLRDVSSVVRHYQVSPNFALIQMHSEGWITTTQKTQWWPQTAHSLALRFGWIGDYRAMAAESLTPRPPQRLVENATEGYIRNLVSVQGLAALSGVDTDQLLRELEEAGIHPEVIDVAWADLDAFGD; translated from the coding sequence ATGACGCCAGAGCGCGCTCCAATTCCGCACAGCATCGGACCAAGCGAGCGGGAGGCCTATCTCGCAGCTGAAGGCATCAGGAATAGCCTGGGACTGGGCCTCGGACCCATAGCCGACCTTCACGAACTCATTGGCCTTGTTGCTCCGGGAGTCGATGTAGCGATTCTGGAAATGCCGGCAGGCATGGATGGCATGGTGTTGACAGATCCGGTTCGCGAAAAATCTGTGATTGGTGTTGCAACGACCGGTGTTCCGGGTCGCCAAAGATCGTCCCTTGGCCATGAGCTGGGACATATCGTCTTCAAAGACAACGAGGCCGGACTACCACATGACCCCTCAGCCAGAAGGCCCGAAGAGATCAGAGCCGACACCTTTTCGCGCCACCTCTTGGCTCCGGTTGGGGGAGTCTCAGCTTTCCTTGAAGATTTGAATGTCGATAAGGGTAGCGCCCGGCTCCGTGACGTTTCGTCCGTTGTGCGGCACTATCAGGTCTCCCCGAACTTCGCACTCATCCAAATGCACTCAGAAGGCTGGATCACAACTACGCAGAAAACACAGTGGTGGCCTCAGACTGCACATTCGCTGGCACTTCGGTTCGGCTGGATCGGCGACTACAGAGCCATGGCCGCCGAAAGCCTCACCCCAAGACCACCGCAGCGCCTGGTTGAGAATGCCACGGAGGGGTATATTCGCAACCTGGTTTCAGTCCAAGGTTTGGCCGCACTCAGCGGCGTAGACACAGACCAACTGCTCCGCGAGCTCGAAGAGGCAGGCATTCATCCTGAAGTTATCGACGTCGCATGGGCCGACCTCGACGCTTTCGGAGACTGA
- a CDS encoding DUF47 domain-containing protein, with product MKLRLFPQEPAGLVLLAQMAGVIVAATGTLSEILGAPAGEHDRLAEELHEHESKSLDLHFALLTHMRTSFVNPLPREDMYTLSRHLNEAMEKLDAAGDLVAIYKLDRLPKRAADQLEIISRQAELTVDAMRKLEDLDELEDYWIEILRLTKRAERTHRIWVAEMLKDMKSAQYARHRDIANQLVEVTKDMRKVATQVGSIIVKES from the coding sequence ATGAAGCTGCGCCTTTTCCCCCAGGAACCTGCCGGGCTCGTACTGCTCGCACAGATGGCCGGCGTCATCGTGGCAGCCACCGGAACCCTGTCCGAGATTCTCGGCGCCCCCGCCGGCGAGCACGACCGCCTTGCCGAGGAACTGCACGAGCATGAGTCGAAATCCCTGGACCTGCACTTCGCACTCCTGACGCACATGCGCACCAGTTTCGTGAACCCCCTCCCGCGCGAGGACATGTACACCTTGTCGCGCCACCTCAACGAGGCCATGGAGAAGCTGGATGCCGCCGGCGACCTCGTCGCGATCTACAAGCTGGACCGGCTCCCCAAACGCGCCGCCGACCAGCTGGAGATCATCAGCCGGCAGGCCGAGCTGACGGTGGACGCCATGCGGAAGCTCGAGGACCTTGATGAACTCGAGGACTACTGGATTGAAATCCTCCGGCTCACCAAGCGTGCAGAACGCACCCATCGGATCTGGGTGGCCGAGATGCTCAAGGACATGAAGTCCGCGCAGTACGCGCGGCACCGGGACATCGCCAACCAGTTGGTGGAAGTGACCAAAGACATGCGGAAGGTCGCCACGCAGGTAGGCAGCATCATCGTCAAGGAATCATGA